The nucleotide sequence ACGAATAATCAACTCACTATTTATAACTTCAGAATATGAAACTATTAGAAGGAAAAACAGCGATCATTACCGGAGGAAGCCGGGGTATTGGAAAGGGTATTGTAGAAGTCTTTGTGGATCATGGTGCCAATGTGGCCTTTACATATAATTCATCTGCTGAAGCTGCCGAAGCTTTGGCCGACGATCTTTCCTCCAAAGGTGTGAAAGTAAAGGCTTATAAGAGTAATGCCGCCAACTACGATGAATCTCAACAATTAGCGGCAGATGTGTTAGAAGAATTTGGAAGTATCGATATATTAATCAACAATGCCGGAATTACGAAGGATAATCTTTTAATGCGTATTTCTGAAGAAGATTTCGATCAGGTGATCGAAGTCAACCTCAAGTCGGTTTTTAATATGACTAAAGCTGTGCAGCGAGCTATGTTAAAGCAACGAAAGGGTTCTATCATTAATATGAGCTCTGTAGTAGGAGTGAAGGGTAATGCCGGTCAAACGAACTACGCCGCCTCAAAAGCAGGAATACTCGGTTTTACCAAATCGGTAGCTCTCGAACTCGGGTCACGTGATATTCGCTGTAACGCAATTGCTCCCGGCTTTATTGAAACCGAAATGACCGGAAAATTAGATGAAGCCACAGTGCAAAGCTGGAGAGATGCCATTCCTCTGAAGCGTGGGGGTTCTCCCGAAGATATTGCCAATGCCTGTGTTTTTCTTGCCAGTGACCTATCTTCTTATGTTACAGGGCAAGTGCTGAATGTTGACGGTGGAATGTTAACCTAAATTATATTCAGAAAAGACGCATAGGTTTACAATTATCTGTGGAAATTCATGTTTAAAGAATGCTGCAACAACGTAATCCACTAAATAGCACATCACCTATTAATGACGGCCGAAACCATTTTGTACATTGTAATTGCAATAGTGATCTCCCTGGGAGTCACGGTGTTTATGTATGGTTATAAATCGAAACACAGCAATGGGCTTCGATGGACGTTCGGGATATTGCGTTTTATTACTATTTTTTCTATTCTCTTATTGCTTATCAATCCTAAATTTAGAAGTGAAACCTATACCATAGAGAAACCAAAGCTTCCGGTGATCATCGATAATTCGGCTTCGGTTAGGGAATTAGGTCAGGATGAAAATGTGCAACAGCTTATAGAACGGTTAATGTCTAATTCGGCTTTAAGTGATAAATTCGATATTTCGTATTATTCCTTCGGAAGTGGTTTTGCTGAAAATGATTCGCTTTCATTTAATGAACGAAACACCAAAATTTCTGAAGCGCTAAGATCGGTAGATGAAATATTCGATAGCGAGATCGCGCCTACTATTCTTATCACAGATGGGAATCAGACATTGGGGACCGACTATCAATTTAGTGTAAGCACGTTTAGAAACCCCGTGTTTCCCGTAATTTTGGGGGATTCAACAACCTATACCGACTTAAAGATAGAACAGCTCAACACCAACCGTTATGCTTTTCTGAAGAATCAATTTCCGGTTGAGGTGATTTTGGTATATAGCGGTAACGGAACAGCAACCTCCCAATTTTCGATCTCACAAGGCGCAGCGACATTGTTCAGGGAAACGATCTCATTCAGCGAAACTGAGAATACAAAGACGCTGTCCTTTACGTTACCGGCTACCGCAGTTGGACTTCAAAAATATACGGCTCAAATCGCGCCACTTGAGGACGAAAAGAATACGGTAAATAACTTTAAATTATTTGCAGTTGAAGTGATCGATCAGGCAACCAATGTGCTTGTTGTGAGCGATATGATCCATCCCGATCTGGGGTCTTTAGGCAAGTCTATTAGCAGCAATGAACAGAGAACTGTAAGTTTCAAAAAACCTTCGGAAGCAATTCCTCTGCTTAACGATCATCAGCTTATTGTACTTTATCAGCCGGATCGGAGCTTTTCTTCGGTCTTTTCAGAAATAGAAAAACTCAAGAAAAATGTAATGTTTATCACCGGATTGCAAACCGATTGGAATTTTTTAAATAGCGTTCAGGAAAATTTCAACAAAGAAGTAAGTGGTCAAACAGAAGATGTTACAGCTCGCATCAATTTAAACTATGGAACATTTGCCATAGAGGATATAGGTTTTAACGACCTTCCTCCGCTACAAACGCGTTTTGGAGGGCTTAATGTTACAGTTCCGCATGAAATCATCCTGGAGCAGGAGATCAACGGCTTTTCCAGTGAAAGCCCCATGATGGCCACTATGGAGATCGATAACCGACGGTTTGCCATTCTGGATGGAGAAGGACTTTGGAAATGGCGGGCTCAATCATTTTTATTAACCGAGGGTTTTCAGGAATTTGACAATTTTATTGGGAAAACAGTTCAGTATCTTGCATCCAACAAACGTAGAAGCCGATTAGAAGTTAGTAGTG is from Constantimarinum furrinae and encodes:
- the fabG gene encoding 3-oxoacyl-[acyl-carrier-protein] reductase, with product MKLLEGKTAIITGGSRGIGKGIVEVFVDHGANVAFTYNSSAEAAEALADDLSSKGVKVKAYKSNAANYDESQQLAADVLEEFGSIDILINNAGITKDNLLMRISEEDFDQVIEVNLKSVFNMTKAVQRAMLKQRKGSIINMSSVVGVKGNAGQTNYAASKAGILGFTKSVALELGSRDIRCNAIAPGFIETEMTGKLDEATVQSWRDAIPLKRGGSPEDIANACVFLASDLSSYVTGQVLNVDGGMLT
- a CDS encoding VWA domain-containing protein → MTAETILYIVIAIVISLGVTVFMYGYKSKHSNGLRWTFGILRFITIFSILLLLINPKFRSETYTIEKPKLPVIIDNSASVRELGQDENVQQLIERLMSNSALSDKFDISYYSFGSGFAENDSLSFNERNTKISEALRSVDEIFDSEIAPTILITDGNQTLGTDYQFSVSTFRNPVFPVILGDSTTYTDLKIEQLNTNRYAFLKNQFPVEVILVYSGNGTATSQFSISQGAATLFRETISFSETENTKTLSFTLPATAVGLQKYTAQIAPLEDEKNTVNNFKLFAVEVIDQATNVLVVSDMIHPDLGSLGKSISSNEQRTVSFKKPSEAIPLLNDHQLIVLYQPDRSFSSVFSEIEKLKKNVMFITGLQTDWNFLNSVQENFNKEVSGQTEDVTARINLNYGTFAIEDIGFNDLPPLQTRFGGLNVTVPHEIILEQEINGFSSESPMMATMEIDNRRFAILDGEGLWKWRAQSFLLTEGFQEFDNFIGKTVQYLASNKRRSRLEVSSETFYYNNNPIRISAQYFDKNFVFDPRASLTISVVNTETEARTVFPLLLKNNYYDVDLNTLPAGEYRYTISVQDEAVARSGNFTILDFNVEQQFLNADVTKLQSIATNTGGSSYFITETDDLIADLLANDQFTAVQKSEQKTVPLIDWKYLLALIVLSLASEWFIRKYNGLI